A region of Coccinella septempunctata chromosome 5, icCocSept1.1, whole genome shotgun sequence DNA encodes the following proteins:
- the LOC123313208 gene encoding probable RNA-binding protein EIF1AD has translation MWVKSGSFVIIQPIQEGVKVKGEIVRVLITQHIKYFKEDKIWPAAFYEKPELEESDDDNDDDIPRNTNRVQAMIEISSGNDSSEDDPSDSDQSDDDSVGET, from the coding sequence ATGTGGGTAAAATCTGGTAGTTTCGTCATAATACAACCTATTCAGGAAGGTGTTAAGGTCAAAGGTGAAATTGTTAGAGTTTTGATCACCCAACATATAAAGTATTTCAAGGAAGACAAAATATGGCCTGCTGCGTTCTATGAAAAACCAGAATTGGAGGAAAGTGATGATGATAACGACGATGATATCCCAAGGAATACTAACAGAGTACAAGCAATGATCGAAATCTCCAGTGGCAATGATTCTAGTGAAGATGATCCCAGTGACAGTGATCAAAGCGACGATGATAGTGTTGGTGAAACGTAA